One genomic segment of Gossypium arboreum isolate Shixiya-1 chromosome 3, ASM2569848v2, whole genome shotgun sequence includes these proteins:
- the LOC108474564 gene encoding probable arabinosyltransferase ARAD1 — protein sequence MAIKGSTATKTAKSLFLTFTVLLSLSFFIFFFFFTSPVTEPTNSLPQTSFLSSQNSIKVYVANLPRSLNYGLLQQYWDSDHPDSRIPSDPDHQISTAHFSKPTKYPPYPENPLIKQYSAEYWIMGDLETPQGMRTASFAKRVFDVNEADVVFVPFFATLSAEMELGSGSGAFKKKAGNGDYLRQKKVLDFVRNTDAWKRSGGRDHVFVLTDPVAMWHFREEIAPAVLLVVDFGGWYRLDTKSSGGTSSDAIRHTQVSLLKDVIVPYTHLLPRLQLSENQKRHTLLYFKGAKHRHRGGLVREKLWDLLVNEPGVIMEEGFPNATGREQSIKGMRSSEFCLHPAGDTPTSCRLFDAIQSLCIPVIVSDNVELPFEGMVDYSTFSVFVAVSDALRPNWLVSHLRSISEKLKNEFRQTMAKVQPVFVYDNGHPDGIGPIPPDGAVNHIWRKVHQKLPAIKEAIVREKRKPANTSIPLRCHCT from the exons ATGGCAATCAAAGGTAGCACAGCAACAAAAACGGCAAAATCTCTGTTTCTCACATTCACTGTCCTTCTTTCCCTttctttcttcatcttctttttcttcttcactTCTCCTGTTACTGAACCCACAAATTCCCTTCCCCAAACCTCCTTCCTTTCCTCCCAAAACTCCATCAAGGTCTACGTAGCCAACCTTCCCAGATCCCTCAACTATGGCTTACTCCAACAGTACTGGGATTCTGATCACCCTGATTCTCGGATCCCTTCTGATCCTGATCATCAGATCTCAACTGCCCATTTCTCCAAACCCACCAAATACCCTCCTTATCCCGAGAATCCATTGATCAAGCAATACAGTGCGGAGTACTGGATCATGGGTGACTTGGAAACCCCTCAAGGAATGAGGACGGCTTCTTttgctaaaagggtttttgatgTTAACGAGGCTGATGTTGTTTTTGTTCCCTTTTTTGCTACCCTTAGTGCTGAGATGGAGTTGGGATCTGGAAGCGGCGCGTTTAAGAAGAAAGCTGGGAATGGGGATTACTTGAGGCAAAAGAAAGTGCTGGATTTTGTGAGGAATACGGATGCTTGGAAACGATCGGGTGGACGAGATCATGTTTTTGTTCTCACTG ACCCTGTTGCAATGTGGCATTTCAGAGAGGAGATAGCCCCTGCTGTTCTACTGGTTGTGGATTTTGGTGGGTGGTATAGGCTTGATACAAAATCATCCGGTGGAACCTCATCAGACGCGATACGTCACACCCAAGTTTCATTGCTTAAAGATGTGATTGTTCCATATACCCATCTGCTTCCTAGGTTGCAGCTATCGGAAAACCAGAAACGACACACCCTCCTTTATTTTAAGGGAGCTAAACATAGGCACCGG GGTGGCTTGGTTCGAGAAAAATTATGGGACTTGTTGGTTAATGAACCAGGAGTAATCATGGAAGAAGGGTTCCCAAATGCCACTGGAAGAGAGCAGTCAATTAAGGGGATGAGATCATCTGAGTTCTGCTTGCACCCAGCCGGTGATACTCCCACTTCATGCCGACTTTTTGATGCAATCCAAAGCCTTTGTATACCCGTGATTGTCAGTGACAATGTTGAGCTTCCCTTTGAAGGGATGGTGGATTACTCTACATTCTCAGTTTTCGTAGCAGTGAGTGATGCATTGAGACCGAATTGGCTTGTTTCTCATCTTAGAAGCATTTCTGAAAAACTTAAGAACGAATTCCGTCAAACCATGGCTAAGGTTCAGCCTGTGTTTGTGTACGATAATGGCCATCCTGATGGTATCGGACCAATCCCTCCCGATGGTGCCGTAAACCACATTTGGAGAAAGGTTCATCAAAAATTACCAGCGATTAAGGAAGCCATTGTTCGAGAGAAAAGAAAACCGGCGAATACATCAATTCCTTTACGTTGCCATTGCACCTAA